A window from Vulpes vulpes isolate BD-2025 chromosome 9, VulVul3, whole genome shotgun sequence encodes these proteins:
- the CLEC4G gene encoding C-type lectin domain family 4 member G isoform X2, whose translation MPRAGRLLTMDTAGYSKWGDGLEDVPGGCWGRWGRWGQRLLFLGLVLAVATVLWALILNILVSKASTERRALVGHQDLLRTNASEQSVALGALNREVRACNTCCLGTQKLLQRARTELGEAQAKLIQQESALKELSDRVTQSLAEAGRDREGIRTELFRALEAVRQGNSSCEECPESWLPFQGSCYLFSVQRATWEASQQNCAGAGAHLVIVGDLEEQGFLSRNTRGRGFWLGLRAVRRAGKIQGYQWIDGVPLSFRGLEDCAMMLHTGMWNDAPCQNEKDNWICEKRRSC comes from the exons ATGCCCCGGGCTGGGCGCCTGCTCACCATGGACACTGCCGGGTACAGCAAGTGGGGCGACGGGCTTGAGGATGTCCCTGGAG GGTGCTGGGGACGCTGGGGACGCTGGGGACAGAGACTCCTCTTCCTGGGCCTGGTTCTAGCAGTGGCCACAGTCCTGTGGGCTCTCATCCTGAACATCCTCGTTTCTAAGG CCTCCACAGAGCGACGGGCGCTGGTTGGCCACCAGGATCTGCTGAGGACAAACG CCTCGGAGCAATCGGTGGCGCTGGGGGCTTTGAACCGGGAGGTCCGAGCCTGCAACACCTGCT GCTTGGGGACACAGAAGCTGCTGCAGAGGGCACGCACCGAGCTCGGGGAGGCGCAGGCGAAGCTGATCCAGCAAGAGAGTGCCCTGAAAGAACTGAGCGATCGCG TGACCCAGAGCTTGGCTGAGGCGGGCAGGGACCGCGAGGGCATCCGAACCGAGCTGTTCAGGGCTCTGGAGGCCGTCCGGCAGGGGAACA GCTCCTGCGAGGAGTGCCCCGAATCCTGGCTGCCCTTCCAGGGCTCCTGCTACCTTTTCTCTGTCCAGCGGGCCACCTGGGAGGCGTCGCAGCAGAActgcgcaggcgcaggcgcacaCCTGGTGATTGTCGGGGACCTGGAGGAGCAG GGCTTCCTGAGTCGGAATACACGTGGCCGTGGTTTCTGGCTGGGCCTGCGGGCCGTGCGCCGCGCGGGCAAGATCCAGGGCTACCAGTGGATAGACGGAGTCCCGCTCAGCTTCAG GGGGCTGGAGGACTGCGCTATGATGCTACACACCGGGATGTGGAATGACGCACCGTGCCAAAACGAGAAGGACAACTGGATCTGTGAGAAGAGGCGCAGCTGCTGA
- the CLEC4G gene encoding C-type lectin domain family 4 member G isoform X3 produces MPRAGRLLTMDTAGYSKWGDGLEDVPGGCWGRWGRWGQRLLFLGLVLAVATVLWALILNILVSKASTERRALVGHQDLLRTNGLGTQKLLQRARTELGEAQAKLIQQESALKELSDRVTQSLAEAGRDREGIRTELFRALEAVRQGNSSCEECPESWLPFQGSCYLFSVQRATWEASQQNCAGAGAHLVIVGDLEEQGFLSRNTRGRGFWLGLRAVRRAGKIQGYQWIDGVPLSFSQWNTGEPNDSRGLEDCAMMLHTGMWNDAPCQNEKDNWICEKRRSC; encoded by the exons ATGCCCCGGGCTGGGCGCCTGCTCACCATGGACACTGCCGGGTACAGCAAGTGGGGCGACGGGCTTGAGGATGTCCCTGGAG GGTGCTGGGGACGCTGGGGACGCTGGGGACAGAGACTCCTCTTCCTGGGCCTGGTTCTAGCAGTGGCCACAGTCCTGTGGGCTCTCATCCTGAACATCCTCGTTTCTAAGG CCTCCACAGAGCGACGGGCGCTGGTTGGCCACCAGGATCTGCTGAGGACAAACG GCTTGGGGACACAGAAGCTGCTGCAGAGGGCACGCACCGAGCTCGGGGAGGCGCAGGCGAAGCTGATCCAGCAAGAGAGTGCCCTGAAAGAACTGAGCGATCGCG TGACCCAGAGCTTGGCTGAGGCGGGCAGGGACCGCGAGGGCATCCGAACCGAGCTGTTCAGGGCTCTGGAGGCCGTCCGGCAGGGGAACA GCTCCTGCGAGGAGTGCCCCGAATCCTGGCTGCCCTTCCAGGGCTCCTGCTACCTTTTCTCTGTCCAGCGGGCCACCTGGGAGGCGTCGCAGCAGAActgcgcaggcgcaggcgcacaCCTGGTGATTGTCGGGGACCTGGAGGAGCAG GGCTTCCTGAGTCGGAATACACGTGGCCGTGGTTTCTGGCTGGGCCTGCGGGCCGTGCGCCGCGCGGGCAAGATCCAGGGCTACCAGTGGATAGACGGAGTCCCGCTCAGCTTCAG CCAGTGGAACACGGGAGAGCCCAATGACTCTAGGGGGCTGGAGGACTGCGCTATGATGCTACACACCGGGATGTGGAATGACGCACCGTGCCAAAACGAGAAGGACAACTGGATCTGTGAGAAGAGGCGCAGCTGCTGA
- the CLEC4G gene encoding C-type lectin domain family 4 member G isoform X1: MPRAGRLLTMDTAGYSKWGDGLEDVPGGCWGRWGRWGQRLLFLGLVLAVATVLWALILNILVSKASTERRALVGHQDLLRTNASEQSVALGALNREVRACNTCCLGTQKLLQRARTELGEAQAKLIQQESALKELSDRVTQSLAEAGRDREGIRTELFRALEAVRQGNSSCEECPESWLPFQGSCYLFSVQRATWEASQQNCAGAGAHLVIVGDLEEQGFLSRNTRGRGFWLGLRAVRRAGKIQGYQWIDGVPLSFSQWNTGEPNDSRGLEDCAMMLHTGMWNDAPCQNEKDNWICEKRRSC, from the exons ATGCCCCGGGCTGGGCGCCTGCTCACCATGGACACTGCCGGGTACAGCAAGTGGGGCGACGGGCTTGAGGATGTCCCTGGAG GGTGCTGGGGACGCTGGGGACGCTGGGGACAGAGACTCCTCTTCCTGGGCCTGGTTCTAGCAGTGGCCACAGTCCTGTGGGCTCTCATCCTGAACATCCTCGTTTCTAAGG CCTCCACAGAGCGACGGGCGCTGGTTGGCCACCAGGATCTGCTGAGGACAAACG CCTCGGAGCAATCGGTGGCGCTGGGGGCTTTGAACCGGGAGGTCCGAGCCTGCAACACCTGCT GCTTGGGGACACAGAAGCTGCTGCAGAGGGCACGCACCGAGCTCGGGGAGGCGCAGGCGAAGCTGATCCAGCAAGAGAGTGCCCTGAAAGAACTGAGCGATCGCG TGACCCAGAGCTTGGCTGAGGCGGGCAGGGACCGCGAGGGCATCCGAACCGAGCTGTTCAGGGCTCTGGAGGCCGTCCGGCAGGGGAACA GCTCCTGCGAGGAGTGCCCCGAATCCTGGCTGCCCTTCCAGGGCTCCTGCTACCTTTTCTCTGTCCAGCGGGCCACCTGGGAGGCGTCGCAGCAGAActgcgcaggcgcaggcgcacaCCTGGTGATTGTCGGGGACCTGGAGGAGCAG GGCTTCCTGAGTCGGAATACACGTGGCCGTGGTTTCTGGCTGGGCCTGCGGGCCGTGCGCCGCGCGGGCAAGATCCAGGGCTACCAGTGGATAGACGGAGTCCCGCTCAGCTTCAG CCAGTGGAACACGGGAGAGCCCAATGACTCTAGGGGGCTGGAGGACTGCGCTATGATGCTACACACCGGGATGTGGAATGACGCACCGTGCCAAAACGAGAAGGACAACTGGATCTGTGAGAAGAGGCGCAGCTGCTGA